Genomic window (Verrucomicrobiota bacterium):
CGGCGTCGATGGACTCGACCTTCTCATAACTGTCCGACCAATCCCAAAACCAATAGCCATGAAGCCAGAAGTCTTTCTCCGCCGCCCACCGTTTGGGGCGATCTCCGTCGTAAGTGAACTTGCCGATCTTGTCGCCCACGATGCCGTGACTGGTGTACGGCTCTCCCCCAACGACACCAACGATGCGGACAAAGCCGTCGTTCGGCCAACGCGCCAGGGTCATCGGCTGATCGGCGAAGAACAGTTCCAACCGCTTACCATCGGTCACCGCTTCGCCAAGATCGCTGATGCCAATGGCCTTCAGGTCCGCCTGGAGAACTTTACCGCGTGCTGATTCTTCCAGCCGATTGAGAACGACTGTATCGGTGACGGGCTTGAAGCCGGTGATTACTTTGCCACCGACCAACCTGACTTCCTCGCGGCGATAAGCGCGATACACCACGGGAGATTTTTCCGTCCCCGAATCTTCCTGGCTCAGAGCGAACGATTTTTCGAGCGGGTAGAAACCACTGCGCAGATGAACGGTGACGGCGACTTTGAGTTTGCCGGCGACTTTGAGTTTTCGCAGTTCATCGCGCGCGCGTTCGAGAGTGGCAAACGGCCCATCCGTCTTTCTTCCGTTGGGCGCTGCGAGTGTTCCTGACCAGGTATCGTTGCCATTGGTGGCGACGTAAAAATCCACTGCTGGCGATGGGAATGGATTTGCCGCAAGACAGCAGACGAACGCGAGCAGCAGCGAAAGTCGCTGCAACCGGATTTTGGACGGCAGGAAATTCGTCATTGAATTGACTGAGGGCTACCATGACTGATTCCTTTTCTCAAACTTTTTTAACGGTGGTGCGCAACTGATTTCCTTCAGGTTTACGTAATGGCACTTGGACCCAAACTCAGCGACCCGGCCCGCGGGACGCGTGGAGTGCAACCGGAACGCGATGGCCTGGGGTGTTGCAGCGTGGTCAGGCTGCAGGACGCCTCCACGTGGATGTGACCGACACGAGAAAGAAAAGCACGAGGGTCAGACTCTCAAAGCCATTGAAAAGCGCCGCACCAAGCGGTGCGGGAACCCGATCCGCCACAGGTGCCAGCAGCAAAAGAAGACCGAAATTCGCCAGCGCCGTCCACCGTGGATAGGAACTCTTGCCCGATAGAACGAGTATCAGAAGGAGGATCGCTCCCAGGTAAGCCGGTCCCTTCGCTAGATCGTAGGTAAGACCGTAGTAGTTATGCAGCGCTTCTATTAAGTCCTGCGCAGTCCCGCCGTGAGCCGCCGAATACCTGATGGCCAGAGCCAGGGGAACCACCAGTGCATGAACCACGCTCACAGCGACCATCGCTGCACCCAACGCGAAGAACACAACACGCCCAAGGAACGGACTGCGATCTACAAGGTTTTGCCGCACATGCCAGAATCCCAGCAGACACAGACAACCGGCGATTGGCCCCAGCAAGCCCCCCATGAAGAGGCGCATCTGAGAACTTTCTTGCAGCATCCTGCGCGTTCCCTCGCGGGCGGTGCCTCCGGCCCCCCAATGGCCGGTCAAGAGCATATCACCAATGAAGAACAAGAGCGCTCCAGCGAGTCCAGCCACTCCCGCCCAGCGCGTATATCTGAGTTCATTTTGCATGGTAAGAGTAGCTGCGGCCTGACGACCCAATATGGTTTATCCGAAGCTATTCGTGGCTGGCGAGGACGTCACTTGCGTTTGAGTCCATCGCGCCAGGCAATCGTTTCCAGTTCGACGCGGACGGCGTCCGCGACGGGAATCACGGGGCGCGCCTCGAATACAAAAGCCGGCCAGGTCGAGCAGACCTTGTGAACGGTCGCCGGATCGTCGCAGTCCACCAGCATGTGGCCGCCCCACTCGCCTACGCGCACGACAAACACCTCGATCTTGAAATTGGCGGGCGCCTGCCACTGGGTGAAAACCTCCAGTATCCGCTTCTGGGCATTCTCGTATTCCATGGGCGAACCTTGCGGACGTTCGAACCAACTGATCATGTATTTCATATTCTCCTTTATTGGGTTGAGGTCATCGGAACGGTGACCGGTTAAACGGGAATTTCGTCATTGAATTGGCTGAGGACTACCACGACGGATTCGTTTTCTCAATCTCTTTTGAATGGCTTCTAACAGTCATCATTGAGCGGAATTTGAGATCTTCAAGAATCGGAGAAGTTTTAACCTGCGGCGGCAACCGCTGGCCGCTTGCCGAGAAGTCTAAGCGATTCAGAGCGCGCAGAAAGGCCAGCGGTTGCCGCCGCAGGTTAGTTCCGCCTCACGATTCCTGAAGTCGCGGTGACTGCGCGTTGATCCGCGCCTCGGCTTCAGTAGCGTCGTCTTCCGCCTCACGATTCCTGAAGTCGCGGTGACTGCGCGTTTCCTTCGGTGGACGGATACCAGAATCCCCCAGCCGCCTCACGATTCCTGAAGTCGCGGTGACTGCGCGTCAGAATCACCAATGAAATCAAGCCAATGATGACCGCCTCACGATTCCTGAAGTCGCGGTGACTGCGCGTCATCGGCGTCGCGGCGGCGCTGTTGCTCGGGCTCCGCCTCACGATTCCTGAAGTCGCGGTGACTGCGCGCCGTTCGTTTTAACTTCCTCTGCCGCATCGGTCGGCTCGCGTGTTTACGAGCGCGGTCGTTTTTGGGGAAGCAGTCTTCGGTAATTTCAATTCGGAGTGCACATTCCCTTTCAAAGTCAGCGCAATTCTTATTGCGAGCGCTGTTGCGGCCGAGCGCCAGCACTGCCGCGCTCGCGCCGCGCCGCCGCGTTCAGGCGCAGTCATTCGCGATTTCAAGGATCATGTCAACCCAATGGCGGAAGGTTGATGGTCGGTGGCCATGGCCGGAATTCATTCAATGCTTTCGAGCGCGACTTGCAAGCCCGAAAATCAAATAATCGTCACGCGCGTCCGGACGGTATAGGGCAGTCCCATCGCTTCAATGATCAAGCTGGCGTCGTTGGCACTCGGACCAAGCGAGACGAACAACACCTGATCTTCGTCATGTTTCACAATGGGTTGAAGCGCGGCCTTGAGCATGGCCATTCGCATATCGTCGAGCGGGCACTCGAAGACCGAATACTGCAGCCGCACGCCGAAGCCTTCGAGCGCGCGTGCCACACGCCGAAGCCGCTTTGGCTCGCAAATATCGTAGCTGACGAGGTAGCGGATTCGAGACACAGGAGGTTGATGGTTGATGGTTGAAAGTTGAGTGTTCAGCGGGTTGTAAAACCGTGATACGCCGCCGCCTCGCCGCGCACAAACCGCCACAACTGTCGCGCCTGGACTTCCAGCATTCGGCGATACGCCATCTTGTATTCAAACTCCGGATGGCTGACTTCCGTGTCGCAGCGGCGAAACCACGCTTCCCAAAACGCCTTTCGCCCGCGGTCACTTAGAAACGTGCCGTTCGCGCCCCGCATGAAATCCTCCGGGCCAAGCTCGCCACGATTCACGAGCGAGATGGCGACGCTGTCCGCAACGAGTGGGCGAAACTCCTCCATCAAATCCAGCGCGAGGGCAGGGCGGCCATAGCGCGGTTGGTGCATGAAGCCGAGAAACGGATCCAGCCCGACTGCGTGGCAAACTCCGGTGAGTTCCTTCGCCAGCATCGAGTAGCCGAGCGACAGCAGCGCGTTCACCGGATCGCGCGGCGGACGCCGATTGCGCCCGCGCCAGTCGAACTTCCAATCCTCCCGCTGCTTGAGCATGGATTCGAATTGCTCGAAATAAATCGCTGCCGCGTTGCCTTCGATGCCGAGCAGTTCCGTCATCTCGCGCGCGGATTCGGTGGCGTCGCGGAAATTCACCATCAACTTCAACACGCGCTCCGGCACGTCGCCGTTGCGCATGAGCATCACGCGCTGGTTGTGAATTTTGGCGCGGATGACTTCTCTCGCAAGTTGCAGCCGCACGCCGGGCAATTCAAACAGCCGGTATTGCCCGCGCCGCGCGTCCACGCCGCTGGCCGGCAGCGCCCGCAGCAAACCGAGAAACCGCCCCGCCGGACTGAAGTAGGAAACATCAATACCCAGGTCCAAACACGTCTCCACCGCCTGCGCCGTGATTTGCACCGCGCCGTAGCAATAGATCGCGCGCACCTGCTGGCCGGGAATCTTCCGCACGTCCTCGCCCTTCACGCTCACAAGCAACTGGTCGCCGCGCTGCCCGATCTGCGCGCCGGGCGTTTGCACCACCAGCACCTCACCGTCGTCGTGCTCCGGGCGTGGTGGTTCGAGCGTCGGTGGTCCTTTGCCCGACTCGGCGGCAAAATCCAACGCTTCGAGAATCCGGTCGCGGACGGCATCTTCGGTTTGGCCGATGAAACCGAATTGAGTTTGCCCGTCCGTTTCCGCTGGTTTACGTCGCTTCGACCACCACAGCGTTTCGTTGGGCAGACAAATCGGATACGCGGAGCAGTAGAGACACCGCGCATCGTTCTTCAACGGTGGCGGGCAGCGACCGCTCGCGGCCACGCCCCGCGCCTCCTCAATCGTGCGGCGGACTTTGGCAAACAACTCCTCGCTCAACTCCACCGGCACGCGACGTTTGTCCGCCGCGTAATAAATCGCGCCGCGAACCGCGTTGACGCCATGCTCGCGCAACAACAGCGCGTGCGCGGCCACCTGCATGGCGTCCGGCTCTTTCGCCACGCGCTCGCCCTCCGCGTTGCGCCGGGCCGAGCCTTTCTTGTAATCAATGATCTCCGCGCCGTCCGGCCCGCCCTCGACGATGTCCACCACGCCGATGAGGCCGAGCGCTTCGCTTTCCAGCCGCAGACTGCGAATCTTCGCGCCCTCCGGCAGGCCGAGTTCCTTGGCATCCTCCAGTTTGGACGGCGCGTCCACGTTGCGATGGACATGGCTGCCGGCCACCGTATCCGCGTTCTCCTGAAAAATGTTCTCGACCCACTGGAAATAAAACAGCCGCGGGCAATAGATGAAGTTGTGCAGCCGACGCACCGGCATCGGCGGCTGCGCCTCAAGTCCGGCCTGGGTCTGAACCGGGGCGTCGCTCATGTGTACTGCATCGGAACATCGTCCTCTTGGTCCGGAGTTGCGACTACCTGCGGCGTGTGATCCCCGGGTTGAAATCCCCATTGCCGCATCCGCTCACTATTGATCTCGCGGCAGCGGGTCCATTCCCGGTCCCGAACTGATTTCCATAGGCCGCGCCCGCTGGCTAAGGGAAGCGGTAAGTCCCCAATGGCCGCTTTGTCAAACATCGCCAACTTCCCAAGATCCACAAAGAAATTTGGCTTTCCACCCTCGCGAGCCAGGGCCGCTTGTTGCGTTTCATTGACCATCTTGATGTCGGGCGGTTTGCTTCCCCAGCGTGCCTTCTCGCGTTTGCTTTCCGCACGAACCTGGAACTTCCCGTCTGTCGTTTCTGAGCGAATGCGGACGTGTACCGCGTGCGCGTCCGGCGCGGCGATGGCGCGCAGGCCAAGATTGATGGCGGCATTGATGTCCGCTTGCATGACGGGGAGCTTTGAAGCGGCCGGCACGAAGAGAGGACCGAGCGGCATGGGCACGAGCAATGTCCGCGGAACCTTGTTCGCCCGGCCTTCGTTTGCTTTTGCCAGCCAGTCAAACAACTCGCGGGTGGATTCATCGCCATCAGCCAAACGCTTCTTCCACGGGAATGTATTACGGTCTTCGTTCCGAATCTCCCGTGCGCGAAAGCCCGCCACGCCCGTCCGCGAGCAGAACTTGGAGGAGTAGGCGGCGGGAGTTTCCAGCACGGGGATACCGAACGCCTGACAAAGTTCCTTCACCTTGTCCGTTACCTGGCGGTGGCACCACTTCATCAATCGCAGGTTTTCCTTTCGCTCGCGTGTCTGTGAACTCAGGTAAGCCGACAGATCTTCGAGGACGACGAAGTCCACAGGCTTACGCCCCGGGATCGGCTCATACTCGCCATGCAAATCCTTCGCTGCTCGCTCCTCCACAGAAGCCTGATGCGGACGCAAGCGCACCCCGAGCGCCTGCGCGACAATCATGTGTGCTGTCTGGTTCACGCGCTGCTCCTTGGTGCGGTCGAGCTTGTCCAAAATATCCGGGCAGCAATCCGGCAGCGGATCGTTGCGCATCTCGCGCCCGCTCTTGGGCGCGGTTCCTGGTTCGCGTTGGAGCGCGCGATTGAGCGATTGAAAGCGGCGGCGCAATTCCTCCAGTTGTTCGATACGTTCAAGCGAAAGTCCGCGTTGCCCCGCAATCAGCGGTTTGTGATCGGCGGCTTCCACCATTTCCACCAGATGGCAGCCCTTCTTCCCGAATTCCTGGTCCGGATGGTTGTTCCACGCCCATTTGCGTCCGCGTAGGGGCACGCAGCGATTGGCGATGCGAACGAGTTGTTCGGGCAGGAATGAGTTAAGTCGTTCGATCTCCGCTTTGATGAGCGTTAGGAGCGGGCCAACCTCCTTGGCTTCCGCACGCGGTCGCAAATCGGTTCGTCGTTCCTGTTCCAGCAATTCCGCGAGAGCACGGTCGCGTTTACTTTCATCACCCAGCATCCAGAGCCAGCGATGGCAGCGTGCCAGCCAGCCTTGCGCCCGCCCAAACACGCGGAGCAACTTGCCGTTCAACTCGGGGAACGACCATGTCTTGGGGTCGTCGCCTATCCAAGACGTGACAACTTCCTCTGCGTTCAGCTTTCCCTCCTTTGCATCGGCTACGAAATCGGCAAGCCGGCGAATAAGGTCTCGCGTCTCTTTCCATTCGTCATCCGTCGCAAGGCGTCCCTTTTCTCCGGAAAGTTCCTCCTGCCATTTGCCATCGCGCCACACCCGCGCATCTTCGCCCGGCAGGCGCAAGACTCCGGCGGCGGCGAGGCCGGCGCTCCAAGTCTTGCCATTCGTGTTGCCCAATTCTCGCGCCGGTTTCTTGCCCCAGCCCGCATTTGCTCGGACATCCAGCAACGCATAGGCGCCCGCGTCTCGTTGTCCGAGGTCAACCGGCAAACAAGTAAAGGCATCCAACGCCTCCCACCACGGACCCGCCTTGCGCAACGCGGGTGTTTCCTCTTGCGGCCAGCGCAGGAAAAACTTTTGTTCGTCGTCACCTTTGCCGAAAGCGACGAACTGGCTAACCCACCGTGCTTGTGAGCCGACAGCTTTGTGCAAGGCACTCGGGTCGAGCGACACCGGAAAGTTGAGCAAATGCCGGAACTCCTCGCCCTGCCGGTTGGGCATCAGAGAAACCGCGCATTTGGAAAAATCTTGCGATGTGGGTTCGGGAAGATTCAAGGCCGCCATCATCGGTTGCAACCACGCCGCACGTTCGAGGTCTTCGCCACTCGCTTTGCGCAGTCCATCTCGGCTCAAACGCGGCGCGGAGTAATGCAACCGCACCCGCGTTTCTTTCCAGATGCCATTGGTGTTCACGGCCAACGATACATCCACGCCAAACCCGTGAGGTGTTGCGTTCGGCACATGCTCCGACTTCGCTCGGCCCATGAGGTCAGAAAACATGAACAGCCGGCGCGAGTGTTCCGCGTCTGCCGGTGTAAACCTGATGGGTTCCTTGAGGCGCGCAATGTCCGTCTGCAATTCCAGGTAGTGCTGGTAATCCTCGACGATGCGCTCTGAGAACCCGGCCTTTTGCTGCGCAGCGGCTGTCGCTTCGTCCGGCGTCGCCCACAAGCACCAGTAATCTTTTTCGAGCAGCTTCTTGAACAATGTCACGCTGCCGATGCGCTCCTTGTTCTCCGCCTGGAACTCGTCGGTAGCAGCAATCAGTTTTCCATAAACTTCGTCCGAGAACGGTTGGCCTGGCTTCACCTTCTTGTTCCACAGCGCGACGAGGTCGCGATAGCAGCGCAGCGTGCGGGGGTGCAGCCCATACGCCACGCTCTCACCCTCAGCCAGATAATGTTCCTCTGCCAGTTCCACTTCGATCAGATGCTTCACTTTCTCAAAACGAGGGTCGCCCTTGAGGACGGCTGGCAGCTCTTCCTCGACGTGCTCCGCGCGCTTGAGCTTGGTGGCCTTGCCATCCATCCAATCCAGTTCTGCCTGTAACCCGGCGGCTTTCTGCAAACGTTCCTGCGTTTTCAGACGAAACTGGTTTGCTGTCTTCAACGCCTCCTTGAAGGCGGCGATGTCGAACTCGCTCCACAGCAGATCGACCGGGCCTTTGCCACCCCAACAGGGCAGGCTGGTAAAAGCAGGAAACACATAACCGCGATTGCCGCGCGCAAGTTTGATCGGGTCGTCACCCATGCTAACAAGTCGGTCCGCTGTGCCCGCTGCGACTTTGGCTGTCTGCCGAGCCGGAGACTTCGGAGCAGGGAATGAGTCGCGAAGGACTTCAAACGTAACGAGTGAGCGTTCGACGTACGCGAACAAGAGGTAGGCGAAAAACCGGCGCTTCAGCGCTTCCTTGTTGATACTGCCGCCGGCATACGCCGGGTACGCAGCCGAGTCTGGCAGCGCTCCGATCTTCTTCTCAAGATGTTCCGCAATTGCAGTCAGTCGGGAATCCTTCCCTTTTAGCCAAGCCAGCGCCTCCAACAATTTGTCTCGTGCTTCCTTCCCTGACACTGGATTCGCGTTCGGAATCGGGTTGGCGAAGAAGCCGAATTTCAGTTTGGCGGCAATGGCATCAGGATTTCGTGCGGATTCAGGATCATGCAGCAGCGCCGGCAAAGTGGTCTTGGCTTCAGCCTTCTGCAAGGATGCGGCTCCGCGTGGGAACTGTCCGTTGTAGCCGGGCCAGCAGAGCCGGGGCAGATAACCGCGCCCTTCTTGTTGAATCGCCGAATCTCCACCCAGGTCTTCGACCAACGCATCGACCGCCAGTTGCAACAATTCCTTGCTTGATGAATTCCCATCGAGGGTAGCGGCGAAAGCGTCTTCGATGGTTGCTTGGGTTTTGCCGGGCAACACGTACGGCATAATCACGGCGCACAGTCCTCTGAAGCGTCTGCTCTTGCGGATGAAGGGTTGCCACACATCCGCAAGCTGCTTCCGCAATTTCCCCATCGGGGTAGTTTCATCACTGGCCAGCGCAGCAAGGCAGAACAGATAATAATTCACCGCGTCCTGAAAGAGTTGGTGGTGCTGCCAGAGGGCGGCTTGCCATTTGGCTTTCGCCTGCTTGGGGTCGTCAGCGAACGGCAGCCACGGATTCTGATTTCGACACCTCACCTCGGTCCTCTCCCCGGTCGAGGCGGAGAGGATGCGCGGCGCGTGCTGGTCCGGGTTGGCGATTTCGACGTTGGTGACCTTGCCTTGGTAGATGCGGTTCATTCGCTGCTCGGTTGAGAGTTGAGTGGTTCTTTGCGCGCTTTTGCGGTCAACGTTTCCAGACTTTCTTTGCCGATTCTCGCCGACGGTAGCGAAGAACTGGACTGGTTGAAAGTTGAGGGGTTGTTTGAAGGTTGAGGGTTGAGGGTTGAGGGGTTGTTTGAAGGTTGAGAGTTGAGGGTTGAGGGTTGAGAGTTCAGACGGACGAAGAAGCGAATCGACACCTCACCCTTGATCCCTCTCCCAGATCGATGCGGAGAGGGCGCGGTACGCTCTGTGTGTTCTTTTGCGGCCAATTCAGTTCGCGTATTCATCGTGTTTCGCGGTTGATGGGAATCGACAAGACAGGAAGTTGGGAGTTGAGGGTTGAACTTGGAGGGTTGAGAGTTGAGTGGGTTGATACCTGTTTTCCCGGTCGTGGACAATCTCAATTGTCTGATCTTTATGCGCGTGTCTGCGCCCAGACCGGTCGCCGAAAAGGCGCAAGGCAATGGGGTTGACAACCATTTCGGGCGGGGCGGATGATGCGCCATAACCAAACTGCCCAGCGTCATAATGCAAATGTCGATCGTAAATCCACTACCATGAAAGCTTCGTTGTTAAACCTGTTCATCATGGCATCTCCCATTCTCTTGAGCGCACGGAGTCACAGCGAACCCATCGCCGTCGTTCCGCTCTTCGTCCTTCAGAATGATACCAACCTCGCCATTTCCTGGCCGTACCCGTCCACCGGGTTCGGTCTCGAATTCTCGACGAACCTGAACACGACGAGCTGGCAGCCTGTCGCCGGAACTGCAGTTTCCAACAATGGCCGCTGGGAGGTCACGACACCGGTCAACCGGCTGGGCGGCTTCTTTCGCTTGAAGAATCACCTCGAACATTTCGGATTCTGGGCGGGATCATTGGCTCCGGGAGGATCCATCGCCGAGCAGCGCGGCTCGCTCAATTTCACGTATCTGCAAGCGGGATTTAGCGACACTTTATCCGATCAGGCCATTTCCGCGGGCATGAGATTGCTCGTGCCTTCTCCAGACTTTAGTGACACCAACGCGGTCAATGCGATCAAGCCTTATACCAACAACATCCTTGCTTTCTTCATGATGGATGAACCCGACTGCGTCGCGGGAGGGGACACGAATTACTTAAATACACTTTTAACTTCCATTGAGACAGAAATCGTCAAAGTGAAAGCCAATTTCCCGGGCGCCAAGACCATGTTCACGGTCGGTTGCCCTTTTTGGAGCTATAGCAATTTCCGCATTCCTGCCGGCATGGATTATATCGCAATTGAAAGTTACGGCAGCACAGGCGTTCCCGCCACGACGAAGACCGAATGGTTGGACAAGATCGCTTATCTAAAATCCTATATGAATGGCGACCAAAGAATCTTCCTGATGCCGGGGGCGACGGAAAACTATGGGACGGAATCCCAGCTTATCCAGAAGGCAAACGATATTTACAATTACGCGCAGACCGACCCGTTGGTCATTGGTGTGTTTCCGTTCGACTGGTACAGCGATAATTATGATTGCGCGAGCGTCGGAGTATTCTGCGGGAACGGCGTGCCGGCCACCAATTACGCCATCCCTGTCATTGGCAACCGAAGCGTGCGCGATCTGCCCAACTTGCGGGCGCGCTATATTCAGATCGGGCAAGCCATCATGAACGGCCCTTTTCTGGACTTCGGCACGGGTGGGCCTGCGATCGAATTCCTCGGTGGCGCCAGCCTGCCCGGTTCGCCTTGGATTGCATCAGGAGGAGCAACGGCCGTCGTGAATTTTTTTGACCCGGAACTCGGCGCCACGAATCAGGCCTTGCGAATCAGCTCCGGTTCGAGTTTGAACGAGTGGTACGTTGCGCTGGGTGGCGTGGATGAACTGGCGGTCGGCGCGCGATTTCGCCTTGTGGCCTTCAGTCCCACGGGCAAAGAAAACCTTTTGTGTTTGACGACCCATTCCACGCCGATGTCGCCGGCGCCCTCCATCACGCTCGTCAATGGCCGTTACAAACTCTGGAGTTATGTTGATCCCGATACGTTCGGACAGCCAGGGTTGGAGATAGCCGATATCGGCCCGGTGGTCACCAACGCCTGGCACATCGCGTATCTCTACGCCCGGAACGACGGCAAGGTGAAGTTGTGGTGGGATGGGAATCTGGTTTTCGACGGCACGGCGCCGCCGGCCAATCCGTACGATTGCTATGTCGAATGGGGCAGCGGCGCGTGGCAGTACGACGCGACCACCACGGTGGACTTTGATTGGGTGGCTTACGGCAATAACTTTTGATGGCGCGGCTGCGCTGACCGGTTTGTGCGATGGGTTTGTTGGACGCTTCAGTGCGAGACTGGAAATGAAGCACGCGAGTTCCTTCTCCTGGGGGAGAAGGCTAGGATGAGGGCGAGTTAAGAAAACCAACTGATCTTTTTGTCCAACGCCCGCCCTCACCCCGGCCCTCTCCCCCAAGGAGAGGGAGGATCGCTTCCCGTCTGACGGAAGTGCGCGCGGATGGACTTGCCGGAAGAGCAACGGCGCGTGACGGAAGTGCTGAAGGAACTTACTGCTCCGCCGGGCTGGCTTGTCTGAAACGGCGCTGGTTAATCAAATGAAGAAAAACAGAGCCAGGAACAGCGCCAACAAACTATAAATCACCACTTCCACAACCAGCTCGACGGTCTCGCGCTTGACGGAATGACTTTTCATGACGTTCATGTCATTTGATTGGTTCAAAGCAAAAATTCTCCACGAATTGATGCAAGTCAAGCGGTTTGCATGGTTGTGATTTCGATTCGGAAAACCGCGAGTGCGAACAGCAGAGAAAAACCGTTGCAACCCGATTCTGGCCGGAAGGGAAATCTCTCCGCGAACTCCGTAGCAGCGGATGTAAGTCCGCTCCATCTGAATTAGATGAAAGTCAGAGCCGACTCACGTCGGCGGCTACGGTTCGGGCGATCCAATGCGCGGAATTTTCTTTTAGGCGAATTCTCTCCCCAAGGATAGGGGGAATCGCTTCCAGTCTAAAGGATGTGTGCGCGACTGGGCTTGGCGAACAGTTGGCCGAAAAATGCAAGTGCGCTTGCCGGCGGCAAGCGCGCCGCAAGAGAGCTTGCTAAATCCTGCTGGTCGGCGTATCAATAGCTCGAACATTGAAACCCAGAGGGTTGAGCCATCAACAGACCAGTCTTTGAATGGAAATTATGAAACAATTGGAACCTTCAACCGTCACGAAGCAATCGCAGGGCTTCACCTTGATCGAACTGCTGGTGGTCATCGCCATCATTGCCATTCTGGCGGGACTGCTTTTGCCGGCGCTGGCCAAGGCCAAGGAGAAAGGGCGGGCCATAAGTTGCCTGAGCAACATCAAACAGTTGGGTTTGGGTTACAAAATGTATTCGGACGACAACTCTGATGACATGGTGGCTTTGTATCTGTTCAACGCCCCTCCTCCAGGTGCCTTTATTCCCAGCGATGGGGTCATGTGGTGGGTGGATTGCCTCCGGCCATATATCCAAACAACCAACGTCTGCAAATGCGCGAGCGTGAAAAGCGATTTCGGGATCGCGGGGAGCCATCCCGAACTTACGTGGTGGGCATCGGACCCTAAGGGCCACCCGCCAACCAAACTGGCTAGAATCAAACGGCCGGTTGAATCCATTCCATTTGCCGATTTCGGCGTGGTTGCCAATCCGGCTGAAAAAGATCCTGATAAGTGGGTGGTGGTGCCCAACCCAACGCCAATTCCACCCTATTGGCCTCGCCCCTTTTGGCGTACGCCAGCCAATCAAGGTTATTTCGATAGTGACCCCCAACGTCCGGTGAATCGGCACAGTGGCAAGGGCAACACCGGCTACGTCGACGGCCACGCGGAGGCGATTAAAGTCAGCCGCATTGGCCTGCAGTATTATCCCGGTAAGAATGAGGCAGGGCAGAGCGCAACCGGCGTGCAATGGCTGGGTGGCAACGGGAAATACGACCCACGCTGGATGTGGGACCTGGAATGAGGTCCTCGCAAAAAAATAACCACCGGCTCCTCCTGCGGCAAATTCCCTAAGTCGGCATGATAAAAAAGACGATTGGTCCGCTAATCTTGATTCTAGTGATTGCCGCCGCGGCGGTGTGGATTTATCGCAGCATGTCCGACCGCTCCACGAACTTCAATTTGAATCCTTATTATGCACTCGGCGCGGGAGTGGCGGAGGAAACCGGCAAGCTGCTCGGCAATAAAGGCCAGGTGCTGATCATCGCGCCTGACACCAGCCAGTTCAAGAATCCGGCAGTGGATGGACAACTGAAGTCCTTCCAGGACGCAATGCACAAAAACAAGTCCATATCGGTAGCCGCCACGGTGAGATTCAAATTGACGCCGATGGAGCAAATGGCGGCGGGTGGGTCGGTGCCGCGCGATTTCTTTCTTAACGCCTTGCAAAGTCATCCCAACGTTGGCGCCGTGGTTTTGTTCTGCGGCTTTCCGCCGTTAGGGTTGCCAGACTACGACACGTTGAAACAAAGCGGTGCCAAAGTGGTCGTGGCGTCTGGTTATCTGCCGTCTTACCGGAAACTGCTGGAGGGGCAGTTGATTCACCTCGCCATCGTTCCGCGATTCGACCGCACTGACGCGCCCGCCAAAGAACCAAAGACGCTGCGTGAATGGTTCGATAGGGATTTCGTCGTGATCACGCCCGACAACACGG
Coding sequences:
- the cas12b gene encoding type V CRISPR-associated protein Cas12b, which translates into the protein MNRIYQGKVTNVEIANPDQHAPRILSASTGERTEVRCRNQNPWLPFADDPKQAKAKWQAALWQHHQLFQDAVNYYLFCLAALASDETTPMGKLRKQLADVWQPFIRKSRRFRGLCAVIMPYVLPGKTQATIEDAFAATLDGNSSSKELLQLAVDALVEDLGGDSAIQQEGRGYLPRLCWPGYNGQFPRGAASLQKAEAKTTLPALLHDPESARNPDAIAAKLKFGFFANPIPNANPVSGKEARDKLLEALAWLKGKDSRLTAIAEHLEKKIGALPDSAAYPAYAGGSINKEALKRRFFAYLLFAYVERSLVTFEVLRDSFPAPKSPARQTAKVAAGTADRLVSMGDDPIKLARGNRGYVFPAFTSLPCWGGKGPVDLLWSEFDIAAFKEALKTANQFRLKTQERLQKAAGLQAELDWMDGKATKLKRAEHVEEELPAVLKGDPRFEKVKHLIEVELAEEHYLAEGESVAYGLHPRTLRCYRDLVALWNKKVKPGQPFSDEVYGKLIAATDEFQAENKERIGSVTLFKKLLEKDYWCLWATPDEATAAAQQKAGFSERIVEDYQHYLELQTDIARLKEPIRFTPADAEHSRRLFMFSDLMGRAKSEHVPNATPHGFGVDVSLAVNTNGIWKETRVRLHYSAPRLSRDGLRKASGEDLERAAWLQPMMAALNLPEPTSQDFSKCAVSLMPNRQGEEFRHLLNFPVSLDPSALHKAVGSQARWVSQFVAFGKGDDEQKFFLRWPQEETPALRKAGPWWEALDAFTCLPVDLGQRDAGAYALLDVRANAGWGKKPARELGNTNGKTWSAGLAAAGVLRLPGEDARVWRDGKWQEELSGEKGRLATDDEWKETRDLIRRLADFVADAKEGKLNAEEVVTSWIGDDPKTWSFPELNGKLLRVFGRAQGWLARCHRWLWMLGDESKRDRALAELLEQERRTDLRPRAEAKEVGPLLTLIKAEIERLNSFLPEQLVRIANRCVPLRGRKWAWNNHPDQEFGKKGCHLVEMVEAADHKPLIAGQRGLSLERIEQLEELRRRFQSLNRALQREPGTAPKSGREMRNDPLPDCCPDILDKLDRTKEQRVNQTAHMIVAQALGVRLRPHQASVEERAAKDLHGEYEPIPGRKPVDFVVLEDLSAYLSSQTRERKENLRLMKWCHRQVTDKVKELCQAFGIPVLETPAAYSSKFCSRTGVAGFRAREIRNEDRNTFPWKKRLADGDESTRELFDWLAKANEGRANKVPRTLLVPMPLGPLFVPAASKLPVMQADINAAINLGLRAIAAPDAHAVHVRIRSETTDGKFQVRAESKREKARWGSKPPDIKMVNETQQAALAREGGKPNFFVDLGKLAMFDKAAIGDLPLPLASGRGLWKSVRDREWTRCREINSERMRQWGFQPGDHTPQVVATPDQEDDVPMQYT
- a CDS encoding prepilin-type N-terminal cleavage/methylation domain-containing protein; the protein is MEIMKQLEPSTVTKQSQGFTLIELLVVIAIIAILAGLLLPALAKAKEKGRAISCLSNIKQLGLGYKMYSDDNSDDMVALYLFNAPPPGAFIPSDGVMWWVDCLRPYIQTTNVCKCASVKSDFGIAGSHPELTWWASDPKGHPPTKLARIKRPVESIPFADFGVVANPAEKDPDKWVVVPNPTPIPPYWPRPFWRTPANQGYFDSDPQRPVNRHSGKGNTGYVDGHAEAIKVSRIGLQYYPGKNEAGQSATGVQWLGGNGKYDPRWMWDLE